The DNA region GTCCAGCGCCAGGTTGGGGTTAAGCACAAGGAAAAGGGTTGTTACTGCGAACATGACCGTGCCCAGCATCAGGCGTCGGCGCTGGGACGGGGCAATTTGAATTTCGGAGAGCCCATAGAGCAGTACAATGCCCACCACAATATGGGCGATTTTGTACCCCACCGTTGCAGCAGGCACAGCCAGAAACAGGCCCATTCCAAAGATCATAGCGGTACGTACCAGCGTTTTTCGAATCAAGGGCCCCGTGTCAGCAGCCTGTTGTCGGCGCTTTGAATACGATAGTACAATGGAAACGCCGACAATGAACAGGAAAAAAGGGAATACAAAGTCGGTAGGCGTAATCCCATGCCATGGGGCGTGGCGCAGGGGAGGGTAGACGTAGCTCCATGATCCCGGGTCGTTGACGACAATCATGCCGGCGATGGTGAGGCCGCGCAGCACATCAAGTGAGGTAAGCCGTTCTTTTAAATCCATACAGGTGGGGTGGATTCGATACAGGTGGGTACGAAACAGCGTGGGTGCAAATCAAGGTGGTGTTGATCTGCTGAAAAGGTATCGAATCAGGGTAACAATCCAAAATTGAACTGCGTGCTATCTGGTTGTGAGGAGACAACAGGATAGAAGCCTCGAGCGACCAAATTCAACGCAGGTTTGCCGCCCATTGAGAATCCGGTGTTTCTGCCGTCTTTCCTATGATTAGCCGACCATTCCCATAAGTGCGCACCTGCGAACCAGGGCTCATGCCATACTTCATTGAAAAAAGCCTGGTAACTCCAGGCCTGGGTTTGATGCGATACACGCCTGAAAAAATCTGTAGTTGATGACCATTCCCACGGCGTCAAGGCCCCTGTCGCTATACTCCTATACCCGATTTCGGTGAACAACACCGGCTTTTGGTATTTTTCTGCGAGGTTGCTTAGCCGATCAACATGAGGCTGCCAACCCATTTCAATCTCTTGCAGGCTCGGGTTCTTTACATCAGCTACTGGAAAGTAGGCCTGAATCCCAATGTAGTCCAGCATATCCCAGAAAGGGATGTTTTCCAGGTTGTCAGACCAGTTTGCAGCATAGGTTAATTTGCCGCTGTATACCGAGCGTATCTGTGAAATCAGGGATCGCCACTGCTCGGGCTTGGCCACAATGGTGCTGTGTAATTCTGTGCCTACACAAAACAGGTCGGCGTTGAGTTGTTCAGCGAGCGCTGCGTATGCCAACATGCGGCGCGTGTAGTAGGAAAACCAGGTATCCCAGTCTGCTTCGTTCTGCATCTCGATGTCTGAACGCCATGCCCCAGCTTGCGGTGCGCTGAGCCACACATGGGGTTTGATTGCGAGACGGAAGTTGTGGTGTGCAGCAAGTGCTGCGTGTTGCGCAATTCTGTCAATGCTACTACTGCCAACGCTGCTACTGTCGGACACCGATTCCGAAGATGCCTGGAGTGGCGGTTCATTATGCAGCTCCTGGCTGATATAGGGGACCAGCGTGATCCATTCGATGTTGTTGGCTTTCAGTAGCGCCAAGTCTGATGTATCAGCTGACAGGTTGAAAACGTGTATCCCGCGGTGTTTGCCATCTTGTTGGTACAGATCGCGGGCTTGTGAGCCGGCGTGTTCTACCGATGTATCCCAGGTATAAGTAAAATCTTCGCTGTTTCGATAAGCGCGTGTCACCTCCAGTCCAGTCCAAATGAGTGCTATGGGGAGCGCCACATACCGGATTAACCCTCCAGCAACACCGGTCCAGCCCGTGTTTTTGTAGCGCCGCACGTTCTCGCGGATGATCACAAAAATCAGATAAGGAAAAAACGCAATTACATAGGTGCCGCCCTCGGAGAGTAGCTTTTTGACGGTGAGCCACCAGTAAGTCCATACCTGACCGGATTCGAGTTGATCGATCATGAACAGAGCGATCAATAAGATGAATGCCAAAGCGAAGAGCGTCCCTGCATACCACGCAACAAACACGCGGAGCGCGCGCTGAAAGCGACGGAGAGAGGCTGTGTTGTGATGCATGGAAGTACGTGCTGTGGGGTAGTAGCGGTGAAGCTTATATCCAATATGGAATACAGGGATAGAAGTTACATTGCGTTGATTGTCGAGTGCCGATTGTCGAGTGAATAAAGCGGCACTATCTTTCAGCAATGGCATCCTGAGCCATGCGAAGGATCTCTTGCGGGCTTGCAGTGCTTTGAATACCGAATATGCATCAAACAAAAAACGGGCGCCCCTATCAGGAGAGCCCGTTTTGCATAATCGCGGAATCGCTCTAATTAGGCGTCGCCGGCAGCTTTCTCCGCTTCATCCGCAGCATCGTCAACGAGGTCGCTTGCGCCTTCCTTGATTTCTGAGGCTACATTTTTGACAGAGCTGGAGACCGAATCAGCCATCTCACCGGCCTCTTCTTTGGCTTTATCCATAAGCTCGTCAGCTTTGTCAGCAGCAGCAGAGGCGGTTTCTTTGGCTTTGTCGAACGCTTCGCCGGCTTCTTCCATTGCTTTGTCTTTTAGTGAATCAGCTTTGTCTGCGGCAGCAGCAGCAGCGCCTTTGGCCTTGTCGAAAGCTTCGCCAGCCTCTTCTTTGGCTTTTGTGGCAAGTTCATCCGCTTTTTCGGCAGCGGTACTGGCTACTTCTTTTGCTTTGTCAACAGCCTGTTCAGCAGCCGTTTTGGCTTTTTCCATGAGTGGATCAGCCTTTTCCTTGACATCTTCAGCCATGTCTTTGGCTTTGACAGCAGCTTCTTCTGCAAGGTCTTTGGCTTTGTCAAACGCCTCGCCGGCTGCTTCTTTGGCTTTTTCGACCATCGGACCTGCGTCTTCAATCACGTCTTCCGCAACGTCGATGGCTTTATCTACAGCCTGCTCTGCAGCGGCTTTTGTTGAACTGAAAGTTTTCTTCAGGAAATCTGTAAATCCCATTGTTTATCTCTGTTTGGGGTGGGTGGCAGGAATACAGGGTCGATATACTATAAAATACAAGATACAAAACAATGATTCATTACCCGTCAAACGTTTCATTGCAAAAAAGCCAAAGGCTTTCAATAAAGTACCTAAATTCAGTAATTTACTGTCAGCGGAACACGGTGTAATGAACGCTCATTAAACGCCTGCTGCCAACTAGCCGATATTGAGGCTTTGGGGCCGCTACCCACTATTTTATGCGCTAAAGCACCTGCAAATACCCGTTTTAGCACCATTCTGTCTTTCATTATGCGCGCACTGCGTTCAACATTGGGAAAACGGATCGTAACGATCAGCTTGCTTCTCAGCTTGCTGGCGTTGCTCGTATCTCCTGCTGTGCGCGATAATCAGTACAATTCGTCCAGCAAATACGCTAATTGGTTACGTAGCCAACTCGGTGATGTTACCTCGGAAGCCGTTGAATATGCTTTTGCGGCTGCGCTTGAGGTAAATGCTGAAAACCTTGATGCATTTATAAACGCGTTTGTTAAGGCTTACGCGTATGTGGAAACAGACAACGGCGTTTCTGTTACGAGTGTGGCGCTTTTTGCGTTGCTCAAACACAGATCTCTGCTCGTTGACAGTGCTGTTCCTCCGCATTTACTGCTTAAATCTGCGCTGATGCGCACCCTGCATTCGCAGGATCGCGGCGGCTCATCATTATTCGCTGCGTTTGAACGGGTTACAGCTGTTAAATTTGGGCAGCAACTCGTCACTTTCGTTTCCCATGTTACCCCCTTATATACAGCGGACAGCTACCGTTCTATCAGTCCGCGTGCGCCCTAGCCACAGCCTGGCCCCGCAATTCTACAGAGATACCCAATCCCGATTCAACAATCTGCGATAGCTGATGCACATTGCTGGTGCGTTATGTTGTGTTGTATGGCGATCTGTTGGGGCCTCGAACCACCATGTTGAGCTTAACACCGCAGTTCTGCGGTAATTATCACGTCGGCTTCCACTGCCGGCACACACCAGATTTACAATGAAAGACAACGGATTTAAGATATTACTTACGATTGGGTTTATTGCGCTGTGTGTATACTACCTCTATCCCTCTGTGCATAACCTATTCCTCTCGAACAAAATTGAAAGTATGTCGGGGGAAGAGCGTACGGCCTATGAGCAAGAGAACAACACCACGATCAAAACGGTGAAGGACAAGTCGCTGAAACTTGGCCTCGACCTGCTTGGCGGCATGCACGTAACACTCGAAGTCAAAATTGACGCGCTTGTACGTGAACTTGCCACGGATGTGGATCAGCCTTTTGAAGAGGTGCTTGCAGATGCCAATACTCGCGCTGACAACCAGGGGATTTCACTTATTGATGCCTTTTCCCAGGCCTTTACAGAGCGCGACCCCAACGCATTGCTGTCTCGCTATTTCCGGGATACCGATGCAAACATCACCCGCCGTTCTACGAACGCAGAAGTGGTGACCTACTTGCAGGCAGAGGCTGATGAAGCCATTCTTCGGGCCATCGAGATTATTCGTCAGCGTGTTGACCGTTTTGGTGTAACGGAGCCTTCTATCCAGCGCCAGGGCGCACGTCGTATTGTTGTAGAACTACCAGGTGTGACTGAGCAGGATCGTGTACGTACGCTGCTCAAAGGTACTGCGAAACTTGAATTCCGCCTGATGGCAGAGCCGCAGGCGTTGCTGCGTACCGCACAGCTGGCCATCGAAGCTTATCAGGAAGAAGCTGCTATGGATTCTACCTCAGACGCGTTGCTTGCTGCAGACTCTGCCGGCGTTGTGTCTGATACCACGTCGGATATCGATGCACTCCTGGCCCTCGAAGATGATGGCCCTGTGAATCGCCTGTTGCAGATCGTTCAGCCGTATCCACAAGCGAGTGTGCGTTTTGGCGTTGTGTCTGAGCAGGATACTGCAGCCTTCAACGCGCTTATGAGAGAGCCGGTATTCCAGGACCTGATGCCGACCAATACAACGCTCATGTACCATTCTTCTCCGTCTGGATTGAATGCTGCCGGGTTCGAAGTGTATGAGATCCTTGGGGTTCGCAATGAAATAGAGCTCGACGGAAGTGTGATTACAGATGCCAAAGTAGACTTTGACGAGTTCAACAGGGCCAAAGTATCCATGGCAATGAATGGTGAGGGCGCACGGATCTGGGCGCGTATCACGGGTGCCAACGTGAATAAGAACGTAGCCGTTGTAATGGATAATACGGTGTACTCTTTCCCTGTCATTAACGAGCGTATTGCTGGTGGACGAACCGAAATCAACGGTCTCGACTCCCAGGCTGAAGCGCAGGACATCGTAAATGTGTTGAAATCAGGTGCATTGCCTGCGCCGCTAATTATTGTGGAAGAGCGCACTGTTGGGCCAAGCCTCGGTGAAGCATCCATTCAGGCGGGATTGAACTCGATCCTGGTGGGCCTGCTGCTGGTTGCGCTGTTCATGATTTTCTATTACCGCACCGCCGGCATCGTAGCGGACCTCGCACTGATTATCAACGTGATTTTTATCCTCGGTATTCTGGCCGGCTTCAAGGCAACGCTGACGCTGCCGGGTATCGCAGGTATCGTACTTACCATTGGTATGGCAGTTGACGCCAACGTGCTCATATTCGAGCGTGTGCGTGAAGAGCAAAATACGGGTAAAACACTAAAAGCAGCGATGGAAGGGGGGTATTCGAAAGCCCTGAGCGCCATTTTTGATGCCAACATTACCACCTTCTTTGTAGGAGCAATCCTTTACTCGTTCGGCGTTGGCCCGATCAAAGGCTTTGCTGTAACCCTGATGGCTGGTATCATCGCTTCCATGTTTAGTGCCATTGTTATCACACGCATTGTGATGGACTACATGGTTGTTGAGCGTCGCATTAAAGTCAACTACGGTTGAGTTGCCGGCATTACCCGATAGAACTTATTGATTGCGCCAGGCGCGCAATAGAACTGCTATTAACCAACAAGGGTGAGCCGGCTTCAACAGACGCCAATCGCCACCTTTGACTTACAAATATTAGACATGAGAATTTTTGAAAACGCGGCGTTCCGGTTTATACAGAGCCGCAAAACAGGCTACCTGATTTCGGGCATCTTGCTGCTGCTTAGTGTTATATCACTGAGTACACGCGGCCTGGAATTGGGCATCGACTTTAAAGGCGGGATGGAATTTGTTGTAGAAAGTTCTGAACTGCTTGATGTCAACGAGGTAACCAATGCGCTCTCTGGTGTACTTGAAGGTGCAACAGGAGTAAAGACCTTTGGCGAAAACGCTGTCCTTATTGCAACGGCAGCAGAGGGCGAAATCAACGCGATTGAGTCTGCGATCTTGACCCAGATCAGGACTTCTTTTCCTGATCAGACGCATGAAGTCATCAAAACGGACGTCGTAGGGCCTCGCTTTGCAGATGACCTCAAGCGCGGTGCTATCCAGGCCCTGCTTGCATCGCTGCTTGTAATTTTTGTATATATTTTCTTCCGTTTTGAGTGGCGATTCAGTGTAGGCGCTGTAGCAGCGCTTGCACATGACGTAACGATTACGCTCGGCTTGTTTTCGCTTTTACAGGGGATTGTCCCGTTTTCGCTGGAAATCAACCAGGCCATTATTGCGGCTTTCCTTACAATTGTTGGATATTCGCTGAACGATACGGTGGTTGTATTTGACCGTATTCGTGAATATACCAACCTCTTTAAGACAGACGCGTATGATAATGTGGTAAATCGCTCGATCAATAATACTTTGAGTAGAACGATAATTACCTCAGGCACAACCTTGCTCGTAGTTGCAACGCTCTTTATATTCGGGAGTGGCGCACTCAGAGGCTTTGCTTTTGCGCTGTTAGTTGGAGTTATAATTGGAACGTATTCGTCAATTTTTGTAGCTTCACCCGTTGTAGTGGAATTGCGTAACCGCGCCGCTGCCAACCGTAAATAGAACGATACCTGATTTCAGGGCTTTTTCTCACCAAGAGTTTACCATCATGAATTTTAATGTTGAAGAGAAATACAATGCCGTTGTAATACAACTAAAAGGCAATGTAATGGGAGGGCCCGATGGTGCAAAGCTGCATGACACTTTGCACAATTTGAAAGAAGAGGGCAAGAAAAACGTAGTTATTGATCTGTCCAAGACTAAGTTTATGAACTCGAGCGGCCTCGGCATGCTCATCAGCGGGATGACCACTATGCGCAACGCCGGCGGCGATCTGCGCCTTGCAAATGTGGCTGACCGTATCCAGTCTTTGCTCGTAATCACCAAGCTGATTACCGTATTCAAACACTTTGACTCAGTGGATGAAGCTATCAGCAGTTACGACGAATAGTATCTATAAGTACGCACAAACGCGCGCTTACTGTAGGTTGATGGGCCCTGGACGCCCAACGGTTGACCGTAAGCGTCAATTTCTGTCAAAGATGAATTCGCACAAGCGGCGAGGGGTCTATCCCTCGCCGTTTTGTGTGTCAGATCTAAAAAAATCATGTCTGTTAGTGTTGTAATTGGATCTCAGTGGGGCGACGAAGGGAAAGGGAAAATCGTAGACTTACTGAGCAAGACGTCGGATGTTGTTGCCAGATATCAGGGTGGCGCCAACGCAGGTCACACCATTTGCTGGGGAGATAAAACGGTTGTACTGCACCTTGTACCAAGCGGTATTTTTAACCCCGATACAACGTGTGTTATTGGCAATGGCGTTGTCATTGACCCTTTCGCTATTTTGAAAGAACTCCGGGCAATCCGGGAAGAGGGGTATGATGTGGAAGGCCGCTTGCTCATTTCTCAGAATGCGCACGTCATTATGCCGTACCACAAAGCTGTGGAAGGCGCTCGGGAAAAGTCGCGTAGTGGCAAAGCCATTGGCACGACAGGAAGGGGCATCGGGCCGGCGTATGTAGACAAGTTTGCCCGGACTGGTATCCGCATGGGCGATTTCCTTAACAGAGATATCCTCCGCGCTAAAATTGAGCACGCGGTTGCCGAGAAAAATGCAATCTTAGAGGGCGTATACGGCGCTGAGCCGCTTGATGCTGCCCAAATGGTTGAGGAATATCTGGCACTCGACAAAGAACTTGCGCCTTACATCGCTGATACCACACACTATCTCGGAGAGGCTATTGCAGCCGGTAAGCGTGTCATGGCCGAAGGCGCGCAGGGCAGTTTGCTCGACGTTGACTTTGGTACCTACCCGTACGTTACCTCCAGCCATCCCACCGTGGGCGGCTGTTGCACGGGATTGGGGATTCCACCAACGCGTATCAGCCGCGTTATCGGTATTGTGAAAGCCTATTGTACCCGCGTGGGCAACGGACCATTTCCAACGGAATTACTCGACGACATTGGTGCGCAACTGCAGGAAGTAGGACACGAGTTTGGGGCCACTACAGGCCGGCCCCGCCGCTGTGGCTGGCTCGACCTGGTGGCACTCAAGTACTCCGCTATGATCAACGGCTTAACCGAACTGGTTATCACGAAGCTTGATGTGATGTCTGGCCTCGACGAAATCAAAGTATGCACGTCGTACCGCTACGATGGCAAAGAGACGTCTCAATTCCCGAACAATGCGCTTACCCTTGAGCAGGTAGAGCCGGTATACATCTCTATGCCAGGCTGGAAAGAGGACATTGTAGGTATTGATCGGTTTGAAGATCTGCCGGCAGCGGCACAATCGTATCTGCAATTTGTAGCAAACCAGTCGGGCGTTGACATTTCAATGATCTCAACAGGGCCCAAACGCTCCCAAACCATTATGAGCAACAGCGCTTTGCTAGAGGCAGTCCCGGCCTGATAAGGCCTTGCGCTGAAGCTACAGAGTTATTGCAGGGCATTTATGCAGTCATATCGTCACTCTACCAACTTGAAGTCGGGGCTTGTGATTTTTGCCGTATTGATTGCGGTAGCTTCGCTTGCCTATACCAGCCGCATTGTTGATCAACTGAGAGACCGTGAATCGACGGCTGTCCAGATTTGGGCAGAAGCGATGGGGGCGATCACAAAGACGCAGGCAGAGACCACCAACCCGTTTTTGCCAGACTTGCAGGCGCTGTCGGTTTTTCTTGACTCTCTGGAAACAACCGGTGTCAGCGTTAGCCCTTCTTCACAGCAGATGGCCCGTTTCAGGGAAGCCGTCCGTTGGGCACAGAGCATGCCGCCGGCAGGGGAGACAAGCTTCATTGCGAACTACATCGTACTCCGCGAAGACTTTACGTATACCATTCCCTCGATCGTGTCGGACTCCACCGGGCCAATGATGTGGCGCAACCTGCCGGTCAGTGAAGAGATGGGCTCAGGAGAAGACTCTGTCCAGGCCATGGCGCGGCTGGCAGCGTTCCAGGAAGAAATGGATCGTCTGAATGAACCGATCCCGATTGAAGTAAGCTCTGAGTCGTTGGGTGAATTGCGACAACGCGTGCACTTTGGCGAGTCCAAGCTGATTCGTGAACTTCGGATTTTCCCATTTGCGCAGTTGCTCTTTGTTGGACTTTATATTTTGGTCGGCTACATCGGGTTTTCCTATGTGCGCCGGAGCGAGCAGAGCAGCCTTTGGGTGGGGATGGCTAAGGAAGCAGCCCATCAATTGGGTACGCCCATATCCAGCCTGATGGGGTGGACAGCGCTCATGAAAGAGACAAACATGTCCGACGATGAGCAGCAAAATGCCATTCAGGAAGTAGAAAAAGACATCTCCCGCTTACAACGGGTTACAAATCGATTTTCAAACATCGGTTCGCGCCCGAAACTTGTAGCTACGCAATTGTCAGATGTGATCGGGGGAGTAACCGATTATATGCGGCTCCGTATTCCCAAGCAAGGTCAGGTAATAAACCTGACAGCAGAGATTCCTGAAACGCTGGCTGTACCGCTGAATACAGAGTTATTTGAATGGGTAATCGAAAACCTGATCAAAAACGCACTGGACGCCATTCAGAAAGACGCCGGCAACATTGCACTCCGTGCCTACACGCAAAACGACAAAGTGCTGATTGAGGTGGAAGATAACGGCAAAGGGATTGACCGCCGGCAGTGGAAAAACGTCTTTCGGCCGGGGTACAGCACGAAGAAAAGGGGATGGGGATTAGGCTTGAGCCTTGCGAAGCGGATCGTTGAAGACTACCACGGCGGAGAATTGCAGTTGCTACAGTCGAAAGTGAACGAAGGCACCACGTTTCGGATTACGCTGCCGGCAGCCTAACTCATAGAAGTTACAAATTTAAGTGATTGAAGAGATGTGAGTATTACTTCATAAGCAGGTTTTTCAATTGAACTGGTTCTCTGAACGAGCTAATAATCTGTTTGCATGAATTGCCTTTGCATGATTCTCCAATGTCCTAGCTATTTCAGCCCATACCCTCTCTCGTTCTCCGTATTCTGTCGAATATGTTATAATGGGTTTGCCACCTTTTGGCAATACTTGCAAATCTTTGATAATGGGCTCACTGTCCCACAAACACGGCCGTACTATAATAGGAATGATGCGCAT from Bacteroidota bacterium includes:
- the secD gene encoding protein translocase subunit SecD, with the translated sequence MKDNGFKILLTIGFIALCVYYLYPSVHNLFLSNKIESMSGEERTAYEQENNTTIKTVKDKSLKLGLDLLGGMHVTLEVKIDALVRELATDVDQPFEEVLADANTRADNQGISLIDAFSQAFTERDPNALLSRYFRDTDANITRRSTNAEVVTYLQAEADEAILRAIEIIRQRVDRFGVTEPSIQRQGARRIVVELPGVTEQDRVRTLLKGTAKLEFRLMAEPQALLRTAQLAIEAYQEEAAMDSTSDALLAADSAGVVSDTTSDIDALLALEDDGPVNRLLQIVQPYPQASVRFGVVSEQDTAAFNALMREPVFQDLMPTNTTLMYHSSPSGLNAAGFEVYEILGVRNEIELDGSVITDAKVDFDEFNRAKVSMAMNGEGARIWARITGANVNKNVAVVMDNTVYSFPVINERIAGGRTEINGLDSQAEAQDIVNVLKSGALPAPLIIVEERTVGPSLGEASIQAGLNSILVGLLLVALFMIFYYRTAGIVADLALIINVIFILGILAGFKATLTLPGIAGIVLTIGMAVDANVLIFERVREEQNTGKTLKAAMEGGYSKALSAIFDANITTFFVGAILYSFGVGPIKGFAVTLMAGIIASMFSAIVITRIVMDYMVVERRIKVNYG
- the secF gene encoding protein translocase subunit SecF codes for the protein MRIFENAAFRFIQSRKTGYLISGILLLLSVISLSTRGLELGIDFKGGMEFVVESSELLDVNEVTNALSGVLEGATGVKTFGENAVLIATAAEGEINAIESAILTQIRTSFPDQTHEVIKTDVVGPRFADDLKRGAIQALLASLLVIFVYIFFRFEWRFSVGAVAALAHDVTITLGLFSLLQGIVPFSLEINQAIIAAFLTIVGYSLNDTVVVFDRIREYTNLFKTDAYDNVVNRSINNTLSRTIITSGTTLLVVATLFIFGSGALRGFAFALLVGVIIGTYSSIFVASPVVVELRNRAAANRK
- a CDS encoding STAS domain-containing protein; translated protein: MNFNVEEKYNAVVIQLKGNVMGGPDGAKLHDTLHNLKEEGKKNVVIDLSKTKFMNSSGLGMLISGMTTMRNAGGDLRLANVADRIQSLLVITKLITVFKHFDSVDEAISSYDE
- a CDS encoding adenylosuccinate synthase, giving the protein MSVSVVIGSQWGDEGKGKIVDLLSKTSDVVARYQGGANAGHTICWGDKTVVLHLVPSGIFNPDTTCVIGNGVVIDPFAILKELRAIREEGYDVEGRLLISQNAHVIMPYHKAVEGAREKSRSGKAIGTTGRGIGPAYVDKFARTGIRMGDFLNRDILRAKIEHAVAEKNAILEGVYGAEPLDAAQMVEEYLALDKELAPYIADTTHYLGEAIAAGKRVMAEGAQGSLLDVDFGTYPYVTSSHPTVGGCCTGLGIPPTRISRVIGIVKAYCTRVGNGPFPTELLDDIGAQLQEVGHEFGATTGRPRRCGWLDLVALKYSAMINGLTELVITKLDVMSGLDEIKVCTSYRYDGKETSQFPNNALTLEQVEPVYISMPGWKEDIVGIDRFEDLPAAAQSYLQFVANQSGVDISMISTGPKRSQTIMSNSALLEAVPA
- a CDS encoding HAMP domain-containing sensor histidine kinase translates to MQSYRHSTNLKSGLVIFAVLIAVASLAYTSRIVDQLRDRESTAVQIWAEAMGAITKTQAETTNPFLPDLQALSVFLDSLETTGVSVSPSSQQMARFREAVRWAQSMPPAGETSFIANYIVLREDFTYTIPSIVSDSTGPMMWRNLPVSEEMGSGEDSVQAMARLAAFQEEMDRLNEPIPIEVSSESLGELRQRVHFGESKLIRELRIFPFAQLLFVGLYILVGYIGFSYVRRSEQSSLWVGMAKEAAHQLGTPISSLMGWTALMKETNMSDDEQQNAIQEVEKDISRLQRVTNRFSNIGSRPKLVATQLSDVIGGVTDYMRLRIPKQGQVINLTAEIPETLAVPLNTELFEWVIENLIKNALDAIQKDAGNIALRAYTQNDKVLIEVEDNGKGIDRRQWKNVFRPGYSTKKRGWGLGLSLAKRIVEDYHGGELQLLQSKVNEGTTFRITLPAA